One Castanea sativa cultivar Marrone di Chiusa Pesio chromosome 4, ASM4071231v1 DNA window includes the following coding sequences:
- the LOC142630897 gene encoding germin-like protein subfamily T member 2: protein MMKSPNSPLYLLSCLLMLLLLPVPSLSADPDSLQDFCVADLNASVSINGFPCIPASKVNASDFFFDLSKEGVTNTSNLNSSVTPANVLAFPAVNTLGISMNRVDFDLGGLNPPHSHPRATEMGLVVEGSILVGFVTTSNVYYSKVLTPGEVFVIPRGLVHFQKNVGNKKGIVFTSFNSHMPGVVIASTTLFGSQPPMPNEVLTQAFQVDDAVVNSIKSKFGS from the coding sequence ATGATGAAATCACCAAACTCACCCCTCTACCTGCTATCTTGCCTTCTAATGTTACTGCTTCTCCCGGTGCCTTCCCTATCGGCTGACCCTGATTCGTTGCAGGACTTTTGTGTTGCAGATTTGAATGCATCCGTATCAATCAACGGATTTCCTTGCATACCTGCCTCAAAAGTTAATGCAagtgattttttctttgatctgAGCAAAGAGGGTGTCACTAACACATCAAACTTAAACTCCAGTGTCACTCCTGCAAATGTCCTTGCATTTCCTGCTGTCAACACTCTTGGGATTTCAATGAACCGTGTAGACTTTGATCTTGGAGGACTTAATCCACCACACTCTCACCCTCGTGCAACTGAGATGGGTTTGGTCGTTGAAGGGAGCATACTTGTGGGGTTTGTGACAACTTCCAATGTGTATTACTCTAAGGTTTTGACTCCCGGAGAGGTATTTGTCATTCCTAGGGGACTTGTACACTTCCAAAAGAATGTTGGAAACAAGAAAGGTATTGTCTTCACTTCTTTCAATAGTCACATGCCAGGGGTTGTGATTGCCTCAACGACTCTCTTTGGTTCACAACCCCCAATGCCTAATGAAGTGTTAACTCAGGCGTTCCAAGTAGACGATGCAGTTGTCAATAgcataaaatctaaatttggtTCTTAA
- the LOC142630710 gene encoding germin-like protein subfamily T member 1 — protein MIFILQPQNQPKTIFYNLVLSQKQEFLAAMMNSSNSPLYLLSCLLMLLLLPVPSLSADPDSLQDFCVADLNASISINGFPCIPASKVNASDFFFDLSKEGVTNTSNLNVSVTPANVLAFPAVNTLGISMNRVDLDLGGLNPPHSHPRATEMGLVVEGSILVGFVTTSNVYYSKVLTPGEVFVIPRGLVHFQKNVGSKKGIVFTSFNSQMPGVVIASTTLFGSQPPMPNEVLTQAFQVDDAVVNSIKSKFGS, from the coding sequence ATGATCTTCATTCTTCAACcacaaaaccaaccaaaaactATCTTTTACAATCTTGTACTCTCTCAAAAACAGGAGTTTCTAGCAGCCATGATGAATTCATCAAACTCACCCCTCTACCTGCTATCTTGCCTTCTAATGTTACTGCTTCTCCCGGTGCCTTCCCTATCGGCTGACCCTGATTCGTTGCAGGACTTCTGTGTTGCAGATTTGAATGCATCCATATCAATCAACGGATTTCCTTGCATACCTGCCTCAAAAGTTAATGCAagtgattttttctttgatctgAGCAAAGAGGGTGTCACTAACACATCAAACTTAAACGTCAGTGTCACTCCTGCAAATGTCCTTGCATTTCCTGCTGTCAACACTCTTGGGATTTCAATGAACCGTGTAGACCTTGATCTTGGAGGACTTAATCCACCACACTCTCACCCTCGTGCAACTGAGATGGGTTTGGTCGTTGAAGGGAGCATCCTTGTGGGGTTTGTGACAACTTCCAATGTGTATTACTCTAAGGTTTTGACTCCTGGAGAGGTCTTTGTCATTCCTAGGGGACTCGTACACTTCCAAAAGAATGTTGGAAGCAAGAAAGGTATTGTCTTCACTTCTTTCAATAGTCAAATGCCAGGGGTTGTGATTGCCTCAACAACCCTCTTTGGTTCACAACCCCCAATGCCTAATGAAGTGTTAACTCAGGCGTTCCAAGTAGACGATGCTGTTGTCAATAgcataaaatccaaatttggTTCTTAA